In a single window of the Caldisalinibacter kiritimatiensis genome:
- the fliJ gene encoding flagellar export protein FliJ: MKKYKFKLQKILDYKEGVENKKKSLYGKLKKELEEEEKKLNQVVMRKKKLLAERNDALEGTTIKDLKAYSLYINSINDEIHQQKNIINRKREECEGAKKELIDITKERKMFEKLKEKDYKEYTYLVKKEEEKLIDQLTCFSNYIK; the protein is encoded by the coding sequence ATGAAAAAGTATAAATTTAAACTCCAAAAGATATTAGACTATAAAGAAGGTGTAGAAAATAAGAAAAAATCACTATATGGTAAGTTAAAGAAAGAACTCGAAGAGGAAGAAAAGAAACTTAATCAGGTAGTGATGCGTAAAAAGAAATTGTTAGCAGAAAGAAATGATGCTCTAGAAGGAACTACAATAAAAGATTTAAAAGCATATAGTTTGTATATTAATAGCATAAATGATGAGATACATCAGCAAAAAAACATAATAAATAGAAAAAGAGAAGAATGTGAAGGAGCAAAGAAAGAGTTAATTGATATTACAAAGGAAAGAAAGATGTTTGAAAAATTAAAAGAAAAGGACTATAAGGAGTACACTTATTTAGTAAAAAAAGAAGAAGAAAAATTAATAGACCAGTTAACTTGTTTCAGTAATTATATAAAGTAA
- the fliI gene encoding flagellar protein export ATPase FliI codes for MYEINIKKYLKETKAIEYIKYRGKVTKVTGLTIESSGPLAKIGELCYIYPFNQERPILAEVVGFKEEKILLMPLGDMEGIGPDSTVVASGHSLRVKVGENLIGRVLDGLGNPIDGKGPLKTTNYYSVFNNPPNPLKRKKIKEVLSLGIKSIDGLLTCGKGQRIGIFAGSGVGKSTLMGMIARNAQADINVIGLIGERGREVREFIEKDLKEEGLKKSVLVVATSDQPALVRMKGALLTTAIAEYFRDKGKNVMLLMDSLTRFAMAQREVGLAIGEPPVTRGYTPSVFAVLPRLLERAGTSDKGTITALYTVLVDGDDLNEPITDTVRGILDGHIVLSRKLANQNHYPAIDILASVSRVMPNIAQNEHIEISNKIKDMLATYKESEDLISIGAYKKGTNQKLDKAIDVIDLINEKLLKQGIMESYGFNDTLKIMKTINDKI; via the coding sequence GTGTATGAAATAAATATAAAGAAATACTTAAAAGAAACGAAGGCCATAGAATATATTAAATATAGAGGTAAAGTTACTAAAGTAACTGGATTAACTATTGAATCTAGTGGACCATTGGCTAAAATTGGTGAGCTGTGTTATATATATCCTTTTAATCAAGAAAGGCCGATACTTGCAGAGGTCGTTGGCTTTAAAGAAGAAAAAATACTGCTTATGCCTTTAGGTGATATGGAAGGTATAGGTCCTGATAGTACTGTTGTAGCTAGTGGACATTCTTTAAGAGTAAAAGTAGGAGAAAACCTTATAGGGAGAGTTTTAGATGGGTTAGGTAACCCTATAGACGGAAAAGGACCGTTAAAGACAACAAATTATTATTCTGTATTTAATAATCCACCAAATCCTTTAAAAAGGAAAAAGATTAAAGAGGTATTATCGCTGGGAATAAAATCGATAGACGGATTATTAACTTGTGGTAAAGGACAAAGAATAGGAATTTTTGCTGGAAGTGGTGTAGGAAAAAGTACGTTGATGGGGATGATAGCTAGAAATGCCCAAGCAGATATAAATGTTATTGGCCTGATAGGAGAAAGGGGAAGAGAAGTTAGAGAGTTTATAGAAAAAGATTTAAAAGAAGAAGGACTTAAAAAATCAGTATTAGTAGTAGCTACATCTGACCAACCAGCTTTAGTAAGAATGAAAGGGGCATTGCTAACTACAGCTATTGCTGAGTATTTTAGAGATAAAGGTAAAAATGTTATGTTATTAATGGATTCGTTAACTAGATTTGCAATGGCACAACGTGAAGTAGGACTTGCCATTGGAGAACCTCCCGTTACGAGAGGGTATACACCTTCAGTATTTGCAGTATTACCTAGACTATTAGAGAGGGCAGGAACTTCTGATAAAGGAACTATTACAGCGCTATATACTGTATTAGTTGATGGAGATGATTTAAATGAGCCAATAACTGATACGGTAAGAGGTATATTAGATGGTCATATAGTATTGTCAAGAAAGTTAGCAAATCAAAATCATTATCCAGCTATAGATATACTTGCTAGTGTAAGTAGGGTCATGCCGAACATTGCCCAAAATGAGCATATTGAAATATCTAATAAAATAAAAGATATGTTAGCGACGTATAAAGAATCAGAAGACTTGATAAGCATTGGTGCTTATAAAAAAGGAACTAATCAAAAATTAGATAAGGCTATAGATGTTATTGACCTTATAAATGAAAAATTGTTAAAACAAGGAATAATGGAGTCGTATGGTTTTAACGATACCTTAAAGATTATGAAAACAATAAATGATAAAATATAG